Proteins from a single region of Juglans microcarpa x Juglans regia isolate MS1-56 chromosome 5S, Jm3101_v1.0, whole genome shotgun sequence:
- the LOC121268471 gene encoding 29 kDa ribonucleoprotein A, chloroplastic-like — MSATASFVTLPSLAPKTLFPYNSKPTSLSLFSLSPSPLSLYCKPISVSASFLHSSPPPRFVSNVAISSEFDQEEEVLSDGDEVRFSPDPKLFVGNLPFSVDSAQLAGLFERAGNVEMVEVIYDKTTGRSRGFGFVTMSTVEEVDAAAQQFNGYELEGRALRVNSGPPPPRREDSSFRSNGGGPGFGAGHRVHVGNLAWDVDDLALESLFTEQGKVVEARVVYDRESGRSRGFGFVTYSSAIGANNAIESLNGVDLNGRALRVSAAEARPRRQF; from the exons ATGTCTGCCACCGCGTCTTTCGTCACCCTCCCATCTCTCGCCCCTAAAACCCTATTCCCCTACAATTCCAAACCCACTTCGctctctctgttctctctctccccttctcctCTCAGCCTTTATTGCAAGCCCATTTCCGTTTCCGCTTCGTTTCTTCACTCTTCGCCGCCCCCCCGGTTTGTCTCGAACGTCGCCATTTCTTCCGAGTTCGACCAAGAGGAGGAGGTCTTGAGCGATGGCGACGAGGTTCGCTTTTCCCCTGACCCCAAACTCTTCGTCGGTAATCTTCCTTTCAGTGTTGACAGTGCTCAGCTCGCTGGCTTGTTCGAACGCGCTGGAAATGTTGAAATGGTCGAG GTGATTTATGACAAGACGACTGGAAGAAGCAGAGGATTTGGATTTGTAACCATGTCTACAGTTGAGGAAGTTGACGCTGCTGCTCAACAGTTCAATGGCTAT GAACTCGAGGGAAGGGCACTGAGGGTGAATTCTGGGCCTCCTCCACCTAGGAGGGAGGATTCCTCCTTTAGAAGCAATGGAGGTGGGCCAGGTTTTGGTGCTGGCCACCGTGTTCATGTGGGTAACCTTGCTTGGGATGTTGATGATTTGGCACTTGAGAGTTTGTTTACCGAGCAAGGAAAGGTTGTTGAAGCAAGGGTGGTTTATGATAGGGAGAGTGGCAGATCAAGAGGCTTTGGTTTTGTAACCTACAGCTCTGCGATAGGTGCCAACAATGCTATTGAATCCTTGAATGGTGTT GACTTGAATGGCAGAGCCCTACGCGTCAGTGCAGCAGAAGCTAGGCCAAGACgtcaattttga
- the LOC121268537 gene encoding protein CNGC15b-like isoform X2 produces MASSRSRSVRFHDDLETANSKPPKNIPLLSSDLSLKRTEKDATSKSFDGRELSRVFSEDYDVVEKIVLDPRGTVLNRWNKILLLACLVSLFVDPLFFYLPEANEEACIDISLSLEVALTVIRSLVDAFYIVQIFVRFRTAYVAPSSRVFGRGELVIEPSKISSRYLHKDFWLDLIAALPLPQMLIWAAIPSIRDSEMTPSSIVLRFLIFFQYLLRLYLIFPLSYQIVKTNGLVMETAWAGAVYNLMLYMLASHILGSCWYLLSLQRQEECWKTVCSLQQKDCQDWFFYCHMVNDTSRAAWFKASNISSLCGANSDFFQFGIYRDALTFGVTASSFFNKYYYCLWWGLRNLSSLGQNLFTTTYIGEINFAVVIAILGLVLFALLIGNMQMYLQSTTVRLEEWRIRRTDTEEWMRHRQLPRHLKQNVRRYDQYRWVTTRGVDEEAILKGLPMDLRRDIKRHLCLDLVRQVPIFDQMDDTMLDAICERLKPSLCTPGTCLVREGDPVIEMLFIVRGYLNSYTTNGGRTGFFNSCCIGPGDFCGEELLTWALDPRPNVVLPSSTRTVEAITEVEAFALIAEDLKFVAAQFRRLHSKQLRHTFRFHSHQWRTWAACFIQAAWFRYKKQKEAADLKKRESLIASVPESALQKSAPLSPYSSGFCTYAASTRRGGSMRCASEFDILNSLQKPVEPDFTVEDR; encoded by the exons ATGGCTTCGAGTAGATCAAGATCTGTAAG ATTTCATGATGATCTTGAAACTGCAAACTCCAAGCCACCCAAAAATATTCCTTTGTTATCGAGTGATCTGAGCCTGAAGAGGACTGAGAAAGATGCAACAAGCAAGTCCTTTGATGGAAGAGAACTCTCCAGAGTCTTCTCTGAGGATTACGATGTGGTGGAGAAGATAGTATTGGATCCTCGGGGAACTGTTCTGAACAGATGGAACAAAATACTCTTATTGGCATGTTTGGTTTCACTTTTTGTGGACCCCCTGTTTTTTTACTTACCAGAGGCTAATGAAGAGGCATGCATTGATATTAGTTTATCCCTTGAAGTAGCCCTCACAGTCATTCGGTCACTGGTTGATGCGTTTTACATTGTTCAGATTTTTGTTCGGTTTCGAACTGCTTATGTTGCTCCTTCCTCTCGAGTATTTGGTAGGGGAGAACTTGTTATTGAACCTTCAAAGATCTCCTCAAGATACCTTCATAAAGACTTTTGGCTTGACCTTATTGCTGCTCTACCCCTTCCACAG ATGTTGATTTGGGCTGCAATCCCAAGTATAAGAGATTCGGAAATGACCCCTTCAAGTATTGTTCTTCGCTTCCTTATCTTTTTTCAGTACCTTCTGAGGCTATATCTTATCTTTCCCCTCTCATATCAAATTGTCAAGACCAATGGGCTTGTGATGGAAACAGCATGGGCTGGAGCAGTATATAATCTGATGCTCTATATGTTGGCAAGTCAT aTTTTAGGATCTTGTTGGTACCTCTTATCCCTTCAACGGCAAGAAGAATGTTGGAAGACAGTTTGTAGTCTTCAACAAAAAGATTGCCAAGATTGGTTTTTCTACTGTCATATGGTGAATGACACTAGTAGAGCTGCTTGGTTCAAAGCGAGCAATATCTCTAGTCTGTGTGGTGCAAATAGTGACTTCTTTCAGTTTGGCATTTATCGTGATGCCTTGACTTTCGGAGTTACAGCCTCGAGTTTCTTCAACAAGTACTACTACTGTCTTTGGTGGGGGCTTAGAAATCTAAG CTCTCTGGGGCAGAATCTCTTCACCACCACTTATATTGGAGAAATTAATTTTGCTGTTGTCATTGCTATACTTGGATTGGTGCTTTTTGCTTTACTTATAGGTAACATGCAG ATGTACCTCCAATCCACTACTGTGAGATTGGAAGAATGGAGGATTAGGAGGACAGATACCGAAGAATGGATGCGTCACAGGCAGCTACCACGTCACTTGAAGCAGAATGTGCGAAGGTATGATCAATACAGATGGGTTACAACTCGGGGAGTTGACGAGGAAGCTATTCTAAAAGGGCTTCCAATGGATCTCAGGCGAGATATCAAACGCCACCTCTGTCTTGATCTAGTCCGACAA GTACCAATCTTTGATCAGATGGATGATACGATGTTAGATGCCATATGTGAAAGGCTGAAACCCTCCCTATGCACTCCTGGCACTTGCCTAGTTCGAGAAGGTGATCCTGTAATTGAGATGCTTTTCATTGTCCGAGGTTACTTAAATTCTTACACCACTAATGGTGGTCGCACTGGGTTCTTTAACTCATGCTGCATTGGCCCGGGTGACTTTTGTGGTGAGGAATTACTAACATGGGCCCTAGACCCTCGTCCAAATGTTGTGCTTCCATCATCTACACGCACAGTGGAAGCCATCACTGAAGTTGAAGCTTTTGCTCTCATTGCTGAGGACTTGAAGTTTGTAGCAGCCCAATTCCGCAGGCTACACAGTAAGCAACTCAGGCACACGTTCAGGTTTCACTCTCACCAATGGAGAACATGGGCTGCCTGCTTCATACAGGCAGCTTGGTTTCGAtataaaaaacagaaagaagCAGCTGATCTCAAGAAGAGGGAGAGTCTAATTGCCTCTGTGCCTGAATCTGCACTACAAAAGAGTGCACCCTTGTCCCCATACAGCTCAGGCTTTTGCACATATGCGGCAAGCACTAGGAGAGGTGGAAGCATGCGATGTGCATCAGAGTTTGACATCCTAAACTCGTTACAGAAACCGGTTGAACCTGATTTTACTGTTGAAGATAGGTGA
- the LOC121268537 gene encoding protein CNGC15b-like isoform X1 has product MASSRSRSVRFHDDLETANSKPPKNIPLLSSDLSLKRTEKDATSKSFDGRELSRVFSEDYDVVEKIVLDPRGTVLNRWNKILLLACLVSLFVDPLFFYLPEANEEACIDISLSLEVALTVIRSLVDAFYIVQIFVRFRTAYVAPSSRVFGRGELVIEPSKISSRYLHKDFWLDLIAALPLPQVDKGLFAKGIAPRKMLIWAAIPSIRDSEMTPSSIVLRFLIFFQYLLRLYLIFPLSYQIVKTNGLVMETAWAGAVYNLMLYMLASHILGSCWYLLSLQRQEECWKTVCSLQQKDCQDWFFYCHMVNDTSRAAWFKASNISSLCGANSDFFQFGIYRDALTFGVTASSFFNKYYYCLWWGLRNLSSLGQNLFTTTYIGEINFAVVIAILGLVLFALLIGNMQMYLQSTTVRLEEWRIRRTDTEEWMRHRQLPRHLKQNVRRYDQYRWVTTRGVDEEAILKGLPMDLRRDIKRHLCLDLVRQVPIFDQMDDTMLDAICERLKPSLCTPGTCLVREGDPVIEMLFIVRGYLNSYTTNGGRTGFFNSCCIGPGDFCGEELLTWALDPRPNVVLPSSTRTVEAITEVEAFALIAEDLKFVAAQFRRLHSKQLRHTFRFHSHQWRTWAACFIQAAWFRYKKQKEAADLKKRESLIASVPESALQKSAPLSPYSSGFCTYAASTRRGGSMRCASEFDILNSLQKPVEPDFTVEDR; this is encoded by the exons ATGGCTTCGAGTAGATCAAGATCTGTAAG ATTTCATGATGATCTTGAAACTGCAAACTCCAAGCCACCCAAAAATATTCCTTTGTTATCGAGTGATCTGAGCCTGAAGAGGACTGAGAAAGATGCAACAAGCAAGTCCTTTGATGGAAGAGAACTCTCCAGAGTCTTCTCTGAGGATTACGATGTGGTGGAGAAGATAGTATTGGATCCTCGGGGAACTGTTCTGAACAGATGGAACAAAATACTCTTATTGGCATGTTTGGTTTCACTTTTTGTGGACCCCCTGTTTTTTTACTTACCAGAGGCTAATGAAGAGGCATGCATTGATATTAGTTTATCCCTTGAAGTAGCCCTCACAGTCATTCGGTCACTGGTTGATGCGTTTTACATTGTTCAGATTTTTGTTCGGTTTCGAACTGCTTATGTTGCTCCTTCCTCTCGAGTATTTGGTAGGGGAGAACTTGTTATTGAACCTTCAAAGATCTCCTCAAGATACCTTCATAAAGACTTTTGGCTTGACCTTATTGCTGCTCTACCCCTTCCACAG GTGGATAAGGGCCTGTTTGCTAAGGGAATTGCCCCCAGAAAG ATGTTGATTTGGGCTGCAATCCCAAGTATAAGAGATTCGGAAATGACCCCTTCAAGTATTGTTCTTCGCTTCCTTATCTTTTTTCAGTACCTTCTGAGGCTATATCTTATCTTTCCCCTCTCATATCAAATTGTCAAGACCAATGGGCTTGTGATGGAAACAGCATGGGCTGGAGCAGTATATAATCTGATGCTCTATATGTTGGCAAGTCAT aTTTTAGGATCTTGTTGGTACCTCTTATCCCTTCAACGGCAAGAAGAATGTTGGAAGACAGTTTGTAGTCTTCAACAAAAAGATTGCCAAGATTGGTTTTTCTACTGTCATATGGTGAATGACACTAGTAGAGCTGCTTGGTTCAAAGCGAGCAATATCTCTAGTCTGTGTGGTGCAAATAGTGACTTCTTTCAGTTTGGCATTTATCGTGATGCCTTGACTTTCGGAGTTACAGCCTCGAGTTTCTTCAACAAGTACTACTACTGTCTTTGGTGGGGGCTTAGAAATCTAAG CTCTCTGGGGCAGAATCTCTTCACCACCACTTATATTGGAGAAATTAATTTTGCTGTTGTCATTGCTATACTTGGATTGGTGCTTTTTGCTTTACTTATAGGTAACATGCAG ATGTACCTCCAATCCACTACTGTGAGATTGGAAGAATGGAGGATTAGGAGGACAGATACCGAAGAATGGATGCGTCACAGGCAGCTACCACGTCACTTGAAGCAGAATGTGCGAAGGTATGATCAATACAGATGGGTTACAACTCGGGGAGTTGACGAGGAAGCTATTCTAAAAGGGCTTCCAATGGATCTCAGGCGAGATATCAAACGCCACCTCTGTCTTGATCTAGTCCGACAA GTACCAATCTTTGATCAGATGGATGATACGATGTTAGATGCCATATGTGAAAGGCTGAAACCCTCCCTATGCACTCCTGGCACTTGCCTAGTTCGAGAAGGTGATCCTGTAATTGAGATGCTTTTCATTGTCCGAGGTTACTTAAATTCTTACACCACTAATGGTGGTCGCACTGGGTTCTTTAACTCATGCTGCATTGGCCCGGGTGACTTTTGTGGTGAGGAATTACTAACATGGGCCCTAGACCCTCGTCCAAATGTTGTGCTTCCATCATCTACACGCACAGTGGAAGCCATCACTGAAGTTGAAGCTTTTGCTCTCATTGCTGAGGACTTGAAGTTTGTAGCAGCCCAATTCCGCAGGCTACACAGTAAGCAACTCAGGCACACGTTCAGGTTTCACTCTCACCAATGGAGAACATGGGCTGCCTGCTTCATACAGGCAGCTTGGTTTCGAtataaaaaacagaaagaagCAGCTGATCTCAAGAAGAGGGAGAGTCTAATTGCCTCTGTGCCTGAATCTGCACTACAAAAGAGTGCACCCTTGTCCCCATACAGCTCAGGCTTTTGCACATATGCGGCAAGCACTAGGAGAGGTGGAAGCATGCGATGTGCATCAGAGTTTGACATCCTAAACTCGTTACAGAAACCGGTTGAACCTGATTTTACTGTTGAAGATAGGTGA